The sequence TTTAATAATACTTCTGATTTTAAACAAAGAAATAAAACCTATAAATAGAGCAATTCTGCTTTTGATCTTTGGTAGCTCAATGGTAGTGTCCCACTACGGTATAACATACATATTCATATTTTTAATTATTTTAGCAGGGCTGATAAGTTATATTTTAGATAAATTAAACAATGAAAAATCAATTTACAAAGTTATTAACAAGAATTATGCAGTTTTATTCATAGTTTTCACTTTAGTGTGGTTCATGTATGTTTCTGATTCGTCTATTTTCAACATCGGAGTAAATATTGGAAACAATATTTTGAGTTCCATGACTGATATGTTAGATCCTTCAAAATCTCAGAGTTTAGTTATAATAAGTGGCACGTTACCCCTTTTACAATCTATTGAACGTTATTTCCATTTATGCGCCCAATTTTTTATAATGATTGGTATCTTTTTCCTTTTGAGGAATAAGTTTGAAAATATTAACAAAGAGTACAAATCATTTTCTATTGCAAGCTTTTTAATGTTAGGAGCATGCATTGTAGTTCCTAACTTTGCAAGTACTTTAAACACTGATAGAATTTATCACATAACTTTATTTTTCTTAGCTCCTTTCTTTGTTTTAGGATTTATTTGTTCAACACAATTTTTGATGAATTTAATTGGAAGAAAGTTTAATAAAAAACAAATGAAAAGAGCATTATATTTAATAGCTTTATTCTTGTTGGTATTTTCATTATTAAGTTCTGCTTTTTTATATGAAATTACTAATCAAGATAAAACTGGAAAATTCGCAGTGGATAAAAATGCAGATTTTTATTGGGTGAACAACCCAGAGTTATATTCTATAAACTGGTTAAATGAATATAATGATCCTAAATACAGAATTTACGGAGATTTTTACAAATCTGCAATTATACTCAGTATAATAGGGCAGGGCGAAACTTTATCTTTCCAAAACTTTAACAATACGCGAACGTTACAGAGATCTTATATATTTTTGAGCGATTTTAATATAAAGAATGATAAACTTTTTATCATTGAGAAAAGTAACAAAATTTCTTATTTTAGAAATCCAAATTTAATGAGGAATATGTCTAAAATTCAAGATAGCGGAAGTGGTTGGATTCTTTATCAGTAAATCGTTTTAAAACCATCTAAAACACCTTTAACAAAAGGAACGAAAGCACGAGGTTCTCTATGATAAAAAATGATGAGTCCACTATTAAACCAGAATTTAAAACCAATAAAATACATTAAAAACGTATAAAATTGTTTTTTGTTAGCATATTTTCGCATGAATAAGAATAAATTCCTTGCAGAGTAATATTCACGAGTTCCACTGACTCTTTTTGAACTAACCGAAGTTTTGTGCCATACTTTTGAGTCATTTGCACATATTATTTTAAAACCAGCTCTTTTTGCTCTAACACAGAAATCCGTGTCTTCGTAATATAAAAAACATTTAGTGTTTAAAAATCCAATTTTATCTATAACTTCTTTCTTAATAAGCATAGAACATCCAGAAACAGCATCTAAATCCATTTCATACTCTTCAAAGTTATTTTTATGCCCATATCCTAATGAAATCATCTCTCCATAGGACCATTTAATTTTAACTCCTGTAGATTGAATTAAATCTTTATCATCATAAAAATAAAGTTTAGAACCAACAATACTTGCACTTTCTGCGTGATTTACAAGTTTATTTAAAAAATAAGGCTCAACTACTGTATCATTATTCAATAGCAAAATACAATCAGAATTCAAGTTGTTTAAGGCATAATTGATCCCTATATTGTTTCCTTCTGCAAAGCCACGATTTTCATTATTTTTTATTAATATAAGATTATTTTTAGATTTTGAATGGTGTAAATAATCTATTTTATTTCCATTTAACTTTTTTAATTTTTCTTCGTTTATTTCAAACATCCTTAGGGGTTTAGAGACAGAATCATGATCAAAAAAAGAAGATTTGACTTTTAATTTTCCATTACAGTATTCTCTTATCTTTCTAACTGAATCATCTTCAGAGTGGTTATCCACAATTATTACATCATAATTTGGATAATTTATCTTATTCAAAGAGTCTAAGCATTCTATTGTATCTTCCCAGCCGTTCCAGTTGAGAATTATGATTGTTACATGGGGTTTCATTTTAATTCACTATATTTTCCTAATTTTAGATAAAGTTTTTAACAATGAGTTATATCACTGAAAAAAAAGTCTATGATTCGTATCTAAGTTATATTTTACCAAAGGCCTATTTCTTATGAATTTAGCAGGTACGCCTCCAACCATAGTCCAAGGTTCAACATCTTTAGTAACAACTGCACCAGAAGCAACAACTGCTCCTTCACCTATTTTAACTCCAGGTAATATAATTACCCTAGCACCAATATAAGCCCAATGTCCAATATGCACGGGGGCACCTTTTATTCCAAAATTCGAACTTTCTATATCATGTTGCTGAGTATAAATTCGCACATCTCCCCCAATATTAACATTATCTCCAATATAAATAGATTCTCGACCATCTAAAAAAGCATCATTTCCTATAATGGAGTTATGACCTATTTTAACTCTTTGAGGGCTAAAAAACCTACATCTCCAGTAGATTATAGAATCAGAAGGTATTTTAACCTTAAATAAACGACGATAAAACACATGTCTTATTACATGAGAAGGAATGTAACCATTTAAAGTCGCTAAAAATAAGAATAATCCATTTAAAAGAGTATAACTAAAAATGATGAAATTTGAAACATTAGTATCCTGATTTTCTTTTACATATTGATCTAATCTAATTTTAATCATAGGTTGCCTCCTTTGTGTATCAAAAATTTACAAATTATTCAATATTAGGGGACTGTAAATGTTTTACAAACTTACTTTTCAATGGACAATTCCACCACCTTATTCTTTCAAGGACATGATTTGGTCTTCAGTAAATATTTAATGTGTTTGCATGATTTCCTACATACTATCTAATAATCACTGACATTCTTTTAACAACCAACATGGCCAATTACTGCTCCGTCCCAATTTGAACTCGTGGCAAAATAATTATATTAACACTTATCCAACATCATTTCCATGAGTATGTCTCCTTATGCCCAAAATTTAAGAATACGTTTAATAAATTCTCCAAAAGGATATTTTGTAACACTGTATCCTCTAAGGAATATTTTGAGCAAATTTTCCGATAACACTTCTTTAATTATCAGGCAATTGTTGGAAGTTTCTAGGAGTATATTACCAATCATAAATTTACTTTGAAATCTTCGTTTGGATTAAAAAGTTAATACAAATAAATTTTTTATTACACTCATATTTTAACTAAAATGTTTAAATTAATGATATTATTAAAAAACGATTATTTCGAGCGCATAATATTTAAATGCTCATTGATTTCTGATATTCTCGTATTCCAGGAGTTATCTTTTAGAAATTTAATCCTTTGAGTGTTTGAATATTTTTTTTCAAATCCATTTTTAACCATTGTCTGTAAAATTTGTGTTACTTCTTCTTTTGTTGAATAAAAGTAGACGTACGGTGAAAAACGATTAAGTTCATCGTAAAATACTGAAATTATAGGTTTGTTGTAATTTATGTATTCATAAATTTTTACGGGATCTACAGATAAAATCAAATCAGTTATCTTAAAAGGCATAATCATACAATCAAAATCATGGACATAGGAATACAAATCACAATGCTTAATTGATCCATAGAATTTTATTCTTTTATGATGATGGGATTTTATTATATCTTCACTAACCGGCCCAATTATGTGGTATTCTATATTTTTGATTTTTTTTAATGTATATTCCACTGTTTCAAAGTCAAACCAAGAATGTACTCCTCCAATATAACCTATTTTATAAGTTTTTTTATTTACAATACCATCATACTCTTTTGTTTCTAATATTTGACCTCCAAAGGCGTTTCTAATTAAGAACATTTTATTTTTACACTCATGAATTTTATTCAAATTTGTAGCCAAGTTGTTAGCAGATACAAAAATCAGATATGCTTCTTTTATTAAACTTTTTTCAAGTTCTAAAACTTTTAATTTTAAATTTTCATTTAAATCAAAAGCTGCAGCATTATCCATACAATCATAAATTATTTTATACTTACTATTTGAAGGTACATAATCATATAATAACGGAAATGTAATCCATATATAATCAGGATCATATTTTTTCAACAAATAATTAATATAAATTTTTCCGTAGAATTTATTCACTGGATAAAGAAGTTTTGTGTTGTAGAAAGGTATATTAAACATAGGCGTTACATGCACAACATTGTCCTTTTTAGTTAAATCTTTAGATCTGCGCAATGACCTTTGACATACCACTTCTAATTCATAAAAATGGGATAAACTCTCCGCTATAAAATGTGGGCGTTGTTTGATCCAGTCCCAGTCCACATGCATTAAATATAATATTTTTTCAACCATATCTCTCACATAATTATTATTTTTAGTTTGACAACATAATAACTCTTTTTTTCAGTATTTTCTTATAAACTTTCAATCCTGTAATATAAACCATATCAAGTTTTCTTTAATTAAAATTTCCAAAATTCCATTTGTATTGGAAAATTAATATAATAACAATAAATGAAACTGTCAATGAAATAAATTTAATAAGATTAGATATGTTTAATAGTGTTAAAATGGTTTGAACTACTAAAATTGCCCACAATAAAAAAATTTCTTTTGAAATTATCATATCTCTAGGTACAACTTCTTTCCAAAGGTAAAACGGTACGAAAAGCAAGGTGTTAAGGGCGTAAGCTATTATATAACTTAAAGATAAGCCTAAAGCCCCTAAATTTTTAAGTAACATCACAGATCCTATTAAAAAAAATGCCCATAATACGTTATCTAAAACGCCCCACCACATCAAGTTTTTAACAACTAATTTACGTGATATGCCTTCCCTATAAGAAGTTATACAACTTACAAATATCATAAGTGCAAGAACTTCAATAAAACCTGTTGAATAGTAATTATTACCATATAATACACTTATTATTTCTGGAAATGATATTAAAGGTAAAGCTATAATAATTACTACAATCCAACTGATTAAGACATTAAGTTTTTCAATGTTCTCATTTTCTTCGTTATTTGCAGCCAGCATCGGAAGTAAAACTGTTCCGATTACTCCAGGTAAAAATGCGAGTGCAGTTCTCCATTGGTCTGCAGCATTGAACAACCCTAACTGCCCATAACCACCAGGAGTGTTTATTATGATTACATTTGCAATCCATACAACTGGCCCCACCATCACACTAGATAGCATGGAAGGCAATGATAACTTCCAGATAACATCTCTTTCTCTCCATGATTTCATGTAATTAATACTGATTTTAAACCTTTTAACAAGGTTGTTGATGGTTCTTTTGTAAAGAATGAAATTTATTATGCTGTTTATGACCATTGCAGTTACTGCACCTGTTAATCCGAAGAAATAAACTCCCGTGATTGTTAGTGATGCAGATATTATTCCCTGGAATATGGCTATCCTTGCAAGGTCCTTGAAGGCCCCAAAACCCGCAATGGACCCAGACTGGATTCCCACCAACGTGTTGAAGATAAGAAGTAAGGATGCAATTCTTAGTGCAGGTGCCAGATCTGGTGCGGCTAGCGTGTTTGCTGCAAGCCAGGGTGCCATAACGAAAAGTATGATGCACATCACAACTCCAGATGCTAGCCCGAAGAGATTTGTGAGGCCCATGATGCGTCCAGTTCGTTCTGGGTCTGTCTGGTGTAGCTGTGCTATGTACTTCGTGGCTGTTATTCCCAGACCCAAACCTGCAAACGTTGAAAATAAGATCACAGTACTGTTTATCATTCCCAGTTGACCGTAGCCAAATTTACCCAAAAGGCGAGCAGCTATTATGGCTGCGATCATTGGAAAACCCTGAGAAGCCAAGGCACTGATCAAGTTCCAGAAAATACCATAAATAAGCTTTCCCTTCAAACTTTCCCTGTCATCGCCTGCAGCGTTTCTTATCAAACTCTTGAAGGGAATCTTTAGCTTACTCATAGTAATCAGTGCAAAAAGCTTTTAAAACAAAGTAATAACACAAAAGCGCGATGTTTAAATAGTTGTTATTTATTTATCTACATCAAAACTTTATTTTATCGCCATATAAACATTTTGAATGATACTCCGATTTCAGAAATAAAATAAACTTAAAAATCAGTTTACAACATTAACTCCAGCTGAAAATTCTACCTTCATCCCTCAAAATTGTTCTTCATGAACAAAATCGTCTTTATATATCATTATTGCCACATTGAGCAAATATTCATATTTGTACCCAATGTATTTTATTGGTTCAGGTTTTGTTCATAGCGCAGCATTTAGAGTTGCATTTGCTATTTTGATGTGAGAGAATAATTAAGATTAAGGGAATGATCCATGACCATGAAAATAATCTTATATGCTATAAATCCAGTTTTAAGGAATTTGAAAGATTAATCCTTAAAATCCAAAAAACGAAACTTAAATTATTCATTCTAAGTTCATGATAACAAACTTCCAAGTAGATTGGATCATGATCCTATCATTCATCACCAGTAGAACACAAATAGCAAGATTTATTATTTCCTCCCAAGATATAACTACATAATAATTGGTATTAATAAAAACTTCAAGGTGAATCCATGGAAGAACCTGAAGCATCCAAACTGCTTGAAACAAAAAAAACTTCATACAAAAAAGCAGAAACTATTTTTCAAAGATTTAAAACTGAATCTAGAGCTGGTAAGCACATTCAGACCATCCAAATGGAAAGATCCAGTTTCCCCTCCTTCGGTGACAACATGGTCATTGTGCTGATCTACCTCTTGGCACTGGTGGTTGCACAGGTGGTAACTGCCAGCCACAACCTGGAACTTGGATTCGTCATGTACACAGGCATATTCCTGGTAATGCTCTTCCACTCGGCATCCCTCCAGGATGAGAAGTTCGCATACCTCCTCATGTCCATGATGGCACTGCCCATACTGGGGATGGTGGGACTCTCCATGCCCATCAAAGTTGTGGGGTCCCTTACGTGGTTCCTGGCAGTGGCTGTTTTCATCCTCGGGGCATCCTACGCCATAATAAAGGTTCAGGAACTGAAACCTGAAGACATTGGGCTAAAGCTGGGAGACCCCAAGGTCCAGATCCTGATAGCCCTGAGCGGGGTTCTCCTGGGAGGGTTGGAGTACATGATACTCAAACCAGACCCTCTCATACCCCACTTCACACTGAAATGGGTTCTCATAGGAGGTTCAATACTCATCATATCCACAGGAATTGCAGAGGAACTTCTCTTCAGGGGAATAATCCAGGGAAATGCTGAGAAAGTCTTTGGAAATGCCTACGGGCTGCTCTTTGCATCCATTGTATTCACCGCCATGCACCTTATCTGGAAATCCATCCCAGACATGATATTTATCTTCGCAGTTGCCCTGTTCTACGGTTACGCATTCCAGAAAACCCGGAGTATATACGGTGTGATCTTCTCCCACGGAATTGCAAACACCTTCCTGCTCCTGATACTGCCGTTCCTTCTGGGATGAATGGCTGATCCAAAAAAAGGTTGACCTGCCCTTAAAGTTGATCTATTCTTGTTGATCCTATTTTAAAAAAACCAACTATCATGAAAAAACTGATTATATCTCAAAAAAAAGATGATGGTATAGTTAAAAAACTGATCAGACAATTAAAAAGTTGATTATATAACTTAAAAAGTATTTTTACACTTAAAACTGGTTTATATAACTTAAAAAAGCTTATATAAATTAAAAGAAGATTATATCAATTAAATAAAGTTTAATCAATTAAATAAAACTCATTTTTTCATGATCTCATTAAACAGGTGCTATCATCGCCTGGTAAGCCGCCAGAACCAGGAACATGAGCAGGAACGGGAGTATGGCAATGTAGGACCCCTTAACCATGTACTGAACATGCTGGTTTTCAATCTTTGAGCACACCACAACGAACATGAGCAGGACTATCAAAAGTCCCATGCAGAAGGTTGTGAAGTCCATGACCTGGACCGTGCTGATCCCCTTTGGGAACACAGTCACTGGATTTATCATACAATATCTTCTATTGTTGCCATTATATAATGGTATGTGACACCTTGCACACAATGAAATCTGCAGGGATCATGGGATTTACTCGAAGGTAGTTCCAACCCTTAAAGATCACCCTCCTTCCCATTACATCTCCACATGCTTACATTAAGGTTTTCAATCGAACCTTCCAAGTTTAAGTGGGCTTTTCCATCTGCAAGCCAAGAAATTACCTTCATTCAAAGCCCACGTTGAGGTACAGTGACCTGTAAACCTTCTCCTCATCAGGCAGCCTGTAGAGGAGGAACCTTATCTCTTTTTTACCTGCAGATGTCCCTGTGAACTGGTAGGGTATCTCCAGTTTGGCACCCTTGGCCACGGTCACGTTCCACTGGTCCAGGGTTCTGTTGTTGGACTTAACAACCACCTCGTAGTTCACACTCCCATGCTCGTGGTTCACGATACCCAAAGTAACGTTACCATTTTCACCAACCGTCAGGTTGCTCGGGTAGTCTGCTGCCATGGCCTGGGGTCCGGTGATGTAGAACTCCGTGAACCCCTCTTCATCCTGGGGAACCAGGGCAACGTAAACCGTTGCTGAAACTACGATAACCAGAACGGCAGCCGTGACAGCCACCAAGGTTTTGTATTCGGAGGACCTGCCCTTCAAATAGTCTGAAAAAGGCTTAATGGAGAATTTTGGGTAGAAGATCTCGCTTTCATCTGTTTCCCATCGCCTCAGGAATGCCAGCACAACCAGGACCATTGAAATCCCTGAAAGTGCCAGGAGCGTGGACGTCCAGCTGACCCCTGATGTGTACTTCAGTGCAAGGACTGTGAGGGCTGCGACAATCAGGCTCAAAGCAATGCTCAAAGATGCGCGTTCAACACCTCCAAGCTTATTTTTCCCAGGGAAGAGGGCAGACAACAGACAGTACCCAGGTATGAATGTCACGAGGATAAATCCCAGAATGTTATGAATTATGAAAACGGGCATTTCAATGAATACAACCGTTAAAATCGTTAATAATCCCATGAATATTATATCCAAGTACTGTTTATTGTCCATTTAACCGCCTCCTTTCTAACCATCATTATCTACCCCCAAGAATCAACGAGAATTTGTTCCATTTCCTGGTTTTAAAACCTTCATGATATTATTTATATGGGATGATGTACTAAAATATAATTGTGATGTGACAAGAGTCACCACACTTTGTCGTTACTTTATATGATCTGTGATAATTGGAACACTGAACCAGGAAGTATCGATTTGTGTGGAGTAACGATGAGAATGATCCTTTCAATAAGCATGGTTTGGTGATTGGTATGGTAGGCAAAAAGATAGCTATAATTGGTAGTAGAGGAATTCCAAATAACTATGGCGGGTTTGAGAAATTTGCAGAGATTCTGAGCACTTTTCTTGTTTCCAAGGGGTATGAAGTTTGTGTGAGCTGTGAAAGACCATGCGATGACAATTTTCCACCGTCCTTCAAGGGTGTTGAACTATTCTACTGTCCGTTGAGACCTCCAAATTTTTTTCTTGCACGCATAGTTTATGAATTTTTGTACGATATTTACTCTCTTTTCAAGGCCGCAAGATCTGCGGACATAGTTTACATGCTGGGCTACAGCGCTGCGATGTTCTTTTTTATACCAAAACTCTTCAGAAAACAGTTGTGGGTCAATCCTGACGGCATGGAATGGAAACGACCAAAATTCAACCCTGCAATAAGGGGGCTTCTCAAGGTGTCCGAGAAACTGGCTGTGTTCTGGGCCGACAGGATGGTGGTGGATTCAAACGAGATCAAGAAGTACCTGGACTCCAAGTACGGAATTGAATCTGAATTCATCCCCTACGGAGCTCTTGATGTTAAACCAATAGCCTGGGACGATGACAAATTCACAGGAGACCTGAGGGGTAAGATAACCCTCAATCCCCATTACTGGCTTATGGTTGCACGGCTGGAACCTGAAAACAACAT is a genomic window of Methanobacterium congolense containing:
- a CDS encoding DUF1972 domain-containing protein, with amino-acid sequence MVGKKIAIIGSRGIPNNYGGFEKFAEILSTFLVSKGYEVCVSCERPCDDNFPPSFKGVELFYCPLRPPNFFLARIVYEFLYDIYSLFKAARSADIVYMLGYSAAMFFFIPKLFRKQLWVNPDGMEWKRPKFNPAIRGLLKVSEKLAVFWADRMVVDSNEIKKYLDSKYGIESEFIPYGALDVKPIAWDDDKFTGDLRGKITLNPHYWLMVARLEPENNIHTIIRGYLQSSIDMPLVVVGNFASPVYEAYVKRILDEGPDKKVIFTGGIYNRELLNMLRCNCFAYLHGHSVGGTNPSLVEIMKMKTVIIAHNNEFNREVCRDSALYFNDSEDLASKMEMVDADREDFFDLRDKARERILNDYSWEGIVEDYETLIRSV
- a CDS encoding glycosyltransferase family protein translates to MVEKILYLMHVDWDWIKQRPHFIAESLSHFYELEVVCQRSLRRSKDLTKKDNVVHVTPMFNIPFYNTKLLYPVNKFYGKIYINYLLKKYDPDYIWITFPLLYDYVPSNSKYKIIYDCMDNAAAFDLNENLKLKVLELEKSLIKEAYLIFVSANNLATNLNKIHECKNKMFLIRNAFGGQILETKEYDGIVNKKTYKIGYIGGVHSWFDFETVEYTLKKIKNIEYHIIGPVSEDIIKSHHHKRIKFYGSIKHCDLYSYVHDFDCMIMPFKITDLILSVDPVKIYEYINYNKPIISVFYDELNRFSPYVYFYSTKEEVTQILQTMVKNGFEKKYSNTQRIKFLKDNSWNTRISEINEHLNIMRSK
- a CDS encoding glycosyltransferase family 2 protein — its product is MKPHVTIIILNWNGWEDTIECLDSLNKINYPNYDVIIVDNHSEDDSVRKIREYCNGKLKVKSSFFDHDSVSKPLRMFEINEEKLKKLNGNKIDYLHHSKSKNNLILIKNNENRGFAEGNNIGINYALNNLNSDCILLLNNDTVVEPYFLNKLVNHAESASIVGSKLYFYDDKDLIQSTGVKIKWSYGEMISLGYGHKNNFEEYEMDLDAVSGCSMLIKKEVIDKIGFLNTKCFLYYEDTDFCVRAKRAGFKIICANDSKVWHKTSVSSKRVSGTREYYSARNLFLFMRKYANKKQFYTFLMYFIGFKFWFNSGLIIFYHREPRAFVPFVKGVLDGFKTIY
- a CDS encoding DUF1616 domain-containing protein yields the protein MDNKQYLDIIFMGLLTILTVVFIEMPVFIIHNILGFILVTFIPGYCLLSALFPGKNKLGGVERASLSIALSLIVAALTVLALKYTSGVSWTSTLLALSGISMVLVVLAFLRRWETDESEIFYPKFSIKPFSDYLKGRSSEYKTLVAVTAAVLVIVVSATVYVALVPQDEEGFTEFYITGPQAMAADYPSNLTVGENGNVTLGIVNHEHGSVNYEVVVKSNNRTLDQWNVTVAKGAKLEIPYQFTGTSAGKKEIRFLLYRLPDEEKVYRSLYLNVGFE
- a CDS encoding DUF2206 domain-containing protein, with amino-acid sequence MNDWNIKKFLMVILSIQFAIWGLIGLDSINIHIPILRQLICFLYLTFVPGMLILRILKQHDLGNIETTVYAVGLSIASLMFIGFFINYLYPVIGFLKPISMKYLIVTISVLVLFLSFIAYLRDRDFSSNVSIDSGYLTNPTVLFFCILPFLTVFATYIFNLNGSNILQMFILFIIALVPLLMLKFGSKEFYPFVIFITSLCLLLHTSLISNYIWGADIQHELYLSNFVLTNSYWNMSIQDNCNAMLSLVVLAPIMAIMLKMKVIWIFKIIYPMIFALVPVGLYKVFYKQTNTEIAFLASFFFISMHIFYTIMPALARQEIAELFFVLIILLILNKEIKPINRAILLLIFGSSMVVSHYGITYIFIFLIILAGLISYILDKLNNEKSIYKVINKNYAVLFIVFTLVWFMYVSDSSIFNIGVNIGNNILSSMTDMLDPSKSQSLVIISGTLPLLQSIERYFHLCAQFFIMIGIFFLLRNKFENINKEYKSFSIASFLMLGACIVVPNFASTLNTDRIYHITLFFLAPFFVLGFICSTQFLMNLIGRKFNKKQMKRALYLIALFLLVFSLLSSAFLYEITNQDKTGKFAVDKNADFYWVNNPELYSINWLNEYNDPKYRIYGDFYKSAIILSIIGQGETLSFQNFNNTRTLQRSYIFLSDFNIKNDKLFIIEKSNKISYFRNPNLMRNMSKIQDSGSGWILYQ
- a CDS encoding CPBP family intramembrane glutamic endopeptidase: MEEPEASKLLETKKTSYKKAETIFQRFKTESRAGKHIQTIQMERSSFPSFGDNMVIVLIYLLALVVAQVVTASHNLELGFVMYTGIFLVMLFHSASLQDEKFAYLLMSMMALPILGMVGLSMPIKVVGSLTWFLAVAVFILGASYAIIKVQELKPEDIGLKLGDPKVQILIALSGVLLGGLEYMILKPDPLIPHFTLKWVLIGGSILIISTGIAEELLFRGIIQGNAEKVFGNAYGLLFASIVFTAMHLIWKSIPDMIFIFAVALFYGYAFQKTRSIYGVIFSHGIANTFLLLILPFLLG
- a CDS encoding oligosaccharide flippase family protein — encoded protein: MSKLKIPFKSLIRNAAGDDRESLKGKLIYGIFWNLISALASQGFPMIAAIIAARLLGKFGYGQLGMINSTVILFSTFAGLGLGITATKYIAQLHQTDPERTGRIMGLTNLFGLASGVVMCIILFVMAPWLAANTLAAPDLAPALRIASLLLIFNTLVGIQSGSIAGFGAFKDLARIAIFQGIISASLTITGVYFFGLTGAVTAMVINSIINFILYKRTINNLVKRFKISINYMKSWRERDVIWKLSLPSMLSSVMVGPVVWIANVIIINTPGGYGQLGLFNAADQWRTALAFLPGVIGTVLLPMLAANNEENENIEKLNVLISWIVVIIIALPLISFPEIISVLYGNNYYSTGFIEVLALMIFVSCITSYREGISRKLVVKNLMWWGVLDNVLWAFFLIGSVMLLKNLGALGLSLSYIIAYALNTLLFVPFYLWKEVVPRDMIISKEIFLLWAILVVQTILTLLNISNLIKFISLTVSFIVIILIFQYKWNFGNFN
- a CDS encoding acyltransferase; this encodes MIKIRLDQYVKENQDTNVSNFIIFSYTLLNGLFLFLATLNGYIPSHVIRHVFYRRLFKVKIPSDSIIYWRCRFFSPQRVKIGHNSIIGNDAFLDGRESIYIGDNVNIGGDVRIYTQQHDIESSNFGIKGAPVHIGHWAYIGARVIILPGVKIGEGAVVASGAVVTKDVEPWTMVGGVPAKFIRNRPLVKYNLDTNHRLFFQ